In Drosophila bipectinata strain 14024-0381.07 chromosome 2R, DbipHiC1v2, whole genome shotgun sequence, one genomic interval encodes:
- the Nup75 gene encoding nuclear pore complex protein Nup75 — MTDSNVPAFELGDTLAMRCGNTLTGVFVPGFKIALSAYRHVKYNSRDAPTETANLDPVLIYMAHETTLFDEPILRSLLAESNATFSTVQQLGQKAARAEYVNVSRAYRSIVRACLEKLEHEKKSAEVQTDDLRRERISEAMVVFYAAECLWHLFEILYIQQSQLVVPQLLEWARFHFPQTEEKATDLLLMGEEASESDDYWNVLKSLIMLGEIDITRAILSQNRKASQPAFKTAELALKSMPLYQEGYSLQKFNSQWEYWHTDTERKIQSNIFATEPELEQIVQLVVGNNNQWDAGIKDSQDWYQYLPGYLLYTKPTCKPFELRIASSNWLNRWSMLRPEMILSSMSRMVLQLMEHDVRLFIYEAQKISDTHWFSTHLIDLIHNSGILKSYFDQNNVDLPALRHSIIYEYGTYLMSTRNLWHLGIDYLDYCKQEGRAAIELLLPRISIRTERQANKLINLAKQRGLLTVEQDICKVLSKRAYDAERYGSALEWAIRSKDVLLVTAVADFILKTYSRTGNMLCPDTIANVGGRMFVSPRLVFLSKYFEFYEYYRNRDFLSASELLVNLLESKITPEYFWPSLLIDAMPLLESKDPKIFSKETVAILHHIETELVPIIERNTDKFGEHHTENVFKDYRVENVDEILNLMRLACARNLARAMIIENTMPLE; from the exons ATGACAGACAGCAACGTTCCCGCCTTC GAACTCGGCGACACCCTCGCCATGCGTTGTGGAAACACTCTGACCGGAGTTTTTGTGCCTGGTTTCAAAATCGCCCTTAGCGCTTACCGACATGTTAAATACAATTCAAGAGACGCTCCAACCGAAACTGCCAACCTGGATCCCGTCCTCATCTACATGGCCCACGAAACCACACTGTTTGATGAGCCTATTCTGAGGAGCCTTCTCGCCGAATCAAACGCCACCTTCTCGACAGTGCAGCAACTGGGTCAGAAGGCAGCGCGAGCGGAGTACGTAAATGTTTCGCGGGCATACCGTAGCATTGTACGCGCCTGCCTGGAGAAATTGGAGCACGAGAAAAAGTCAGCGGAGGTGCAGACCGATGATCTGCGCCGGGAACGCATTTCAGAGGCCATGGTCGTCTTTTATGCAGCAGAGTGTCTGTGGCATCTGTTTGAAATCCTCTACATCCAACAGAGCCAGCTAGTGGTGCCCCAGCTGTTGGAATGGGCGCGCTTCCATTTCCCGCAAACAGAAGAAAAGGCCACAGATCTGCTGCTGATGGGCGAGGAGGCCAGTGAGTCCGATGACTACTGGAATGTGCTCAAGTCTCTCATCATGCTTGGTGAAATAGACATTACTCGCGCTATTCTGTCCCAGAACCGCAAAGCCAGTCAACCTGCTTTCAAAACTGCAGAGCTGGCGTTAAAGTCGATGCCTCTCTACCAGGAAGGATACTCTTTACAAAAGTTTAACTCGCAATGGGAGTACTGGCATACGGACACAGAACGCAAGATTCAGTCCAACATATTCGCTACGGAGCCAGAACTGGAGCAGATAGTCCAGCTTGTTGTGGGCAACAACAATCAATGGGATGCTGGGATCAAGGACTCCCAAGACTGGTACCAATACCTGCCAGGATATCTGCTCTACACAAAGCCCACCTGCAAGCCATTCGAGCTCAGGATAGCGTCTAGCAACTGGCTTAACCGCTGGTCTATGCTCCGACCAGAAATGATATTAAGCAGCATGAGTCGCATGGTCCTGCAGTTGATGGAGCACGACGTTAGGTTATTTATCTATGAGGCCCAAAAAATAAGCGACACGCACTGGTTTTCTACCCATTTGATAGATCTGATCCACAATTCGGGAATACTCAAGAGTTACTTCGATCAAAACAACGT TGATCTTCCAGCACTACGGCATTCTATAATTTATGAGTACGGCACATATTTGATGTCCACGAGGAATCTATGGCATCTGGGAATTGACTATTTGGATTATTGCAAACAGGAAGGAAGGGCGGCTATCGAGTTGCTCCTGCCAAGGATTTCCATTCGGACCGAGCGACAGGCCAACAAGCTAATCAATCTGGCCAAGCAGAGGGGACTCCTGACCGTGGAACAGGATATATGCAAGGTCCTATCAAAACGGGCCTATGATGCAGAGCGTTATGGCAGCGCTCTCGAATGGGCCATTCGATCGAAGGATGTTCTGCTAGTCACGGCTGTCGCTGATTTTATATTAAAG aCTTATTCAAGGACGGGAAATATGCTTTGTCCAGATACGATTGCCAATGTTGGGGGCCGTATGTTTGTGTCGCCACGTTTGGTTTTCCTCTCAAAGTACTTTGAATTCTATGAATACTACCGTAATCGTGACTTTCTCTCAGCCTCCGAATTATTAGTTAATCTTTTGGAGTCAAAAATAACGCCCGAATA TTTCTGGCCCTCTTTGCTCATCGATGCCATGCCTCTTCTCGAGTCAAAGGACCCGAAGATCTTCTCCAAGGAAACCGTGGCAATTCTGCACCATATTGAAACCGAACTTGTTCCCATTATTGAACGTAACACAGACAAGTTTGGCGAG CACCATACAGAGAACGTTTTCAAGGACTATCGGGTGGAGAATGTTGACGAAATCCTGAACCTCATGCGGTTAGCCTGTGCCCGTAACCTGGCCAGGGCAATGATTATTGAAAACACAATGCCGTTGGAGTGA